From the genome of Bosea sp. Tri-49, one region includes:
- a CDS encoding PQQ-dependent sugar dehydrogenase, with protein sequence MRPVLAAALALILAVAPAAAQQRYPSSAGELLVETVASGLENPWGLAFLPDGRMLVTERPGRLRLVGSDGKLSAPISGVPNVVARGQGGLLDVVLDPNFAQNRYLYLSFAEPRANGNGTSVARARLSANGNALEGLSVIFRQMPTIASNMHFGSRLVFDRTGALFVTVGDRYSQRDQAQNPENHIGKVIRIKPEGGAAEGNPKKPGWQPEIWSIGHRNVQGAALHPQTGQLWTAEHGARGGDEINTPKAGLNYGWPVITYGIDYSGVKIGEGTSKPGMEQPQFYWDPSIAPSGAAFYTGDKWPAWKNSLFVGALAGQLLSRLSTDGEKVTGEERLLSNLGERIRDVRQGPDGFLYLLSDDSNGKVLRVRPATR encoded by the coding sequence ATGCGTCCCGTTCTTGCTGCCGCCCTTGCTCTCATCCTTGCGGTAGCACCTGCCGCGGCCCAGCAGCGCTACCCATCCAGCGCCGGCGAACTTTTGGTCGAGACGGTCGCGAGCGGGCTGGAGAACCCTTGGGGCCTCGCCTTCCTGCCCGACGGGCGCATGCTGGTGACCGAGCGGCCGGGGCGGCTTCGGCTGGTCGGCAGCGACGGCAAGCTTTCGGCGCCGATTTCCGGCGTGCCCAATGTCGTGGCGCGCGGGCAGGGCGGCCTGCTCGATGTCGTGCTCGACCCGAATTTCGCGCAGAACCGCTACCTCTATCTTTCCTTCGCCGAGCCCCGCGCCAACGGCAATGGCACCAGCGTCGCCCGCGCCCGGCTCAGCGCCAATGGTAATGCGCTGGAGGGCCTGAGCGTGATCTTCCGGCAGATGCCGACGATCGCCAGCAACATGCATTTCGGCTCGCGGCTGGTCTTCGACCGAACCGGCGCGCTCTTCGTCACCGTCGGCGACCGCTATAGCCAGCGCGACCAGGCGCAGAACCCGGAGAACCATATCGGCAAGGTCATTCGCATCAAGCCCGAGGGCGGCGCAGCGGAGGGCAATCCGAAGAAGCCGGGCTGGCAGCCGGAGATCTGGTCGATAGGCCACCGCAATGTGCAGGGCGCGGCGCTCCACCCCCAGACCGGCCAGCTCTGGACTGCCGAGCATGGCGCGCGCGGCGGCGACGAGATCAATACGCCGAAGGCCGGCCTGAACTATGGCTGGCCGGTCATCACCTACGGCATCGACTATTCCGGCGTGAAGATCGGCGAGGGCACGTCAAAGCCCGGCATGGAGCAGCCGCAATTCTACTGGGACCCGTCGATCGCGCCCTCGGGTGCCGCCTTCTACACCGGCGACAAATGGCCGGCCTGGAAGAACTCGCTCTTCGTCGGCGCGCTCGCCGGCCAATTGTTGTCGCGGCTCTCGACCGATGGCGAGAAGGTCACCGGCGAGGAGCGCCTGCTGAGCAATCTCGGCGAGCGCATCCGCGATGTCCGGCAGGGGCCGGATGGTTTTCTCTATCTGCTCAGCGACGATTCGAACGGCAAGGTGTTGCGGGTCAGGCCGGCAACGCGCTGA
- a CDS encoding NAD(P)H-dependent oxidoreductase: MNLMPKLAARREAGRPVRCALIGAGKFGSMFLAQVPHIEGLEVAAIADLDLERARQACRTVGWDEARIAATRFVDSGVAAAEMDGVEVVIEATGHPSAGARHALAAIATGRHVVMVNVEADVLVGPVLAAKARAAGVVYSMAYGDQPALVAEMVDWARAAGFIVAAAGKGTKYLPAYHRVTPDEVWSHYGLTPEAAKAAGMNPQMFNSFLDGTKSAIEMAAIANACGLDVPEGGLSFPPCGVDDLAHVLRPKAAGGQLERDGMVEVVSSLERDGRPVFRDLRWGVYVVLKAPNPYAAACFKQYGLPTDSTGLYAAMYKPFHLIGLELSISVLNAALRGEATGATRFWRGDAVATAKRDLKVGEMLDGEGGYTVYGKLMPAASSRMARALPIGLAHGVTLKRDVAAGSVVTSADVALDETSQIVSLRRELEATSG, from the coding sequence ATGAACCTCATGCCCAAGCTCGCCGCCCGCCGCGAGGCCGGCCGCCCCGTTCGCTGCGCTTTGATTGGCGCCGGCAAGTTCGGCTCGATGTTCCTCGCCCAGGTTCCGCATATCGAGGGGCTCGAGGTCGCGGCGATCGCCGATCTCGATCTCGAGCGGGCGCGCCAGGCCTGTCGCACCGTCGGCTGGGACGAGGCCCGTATCGCCGCCACCCGCTTCGTCGATAGCGGCGTCGCAGCAGCGGAGATGGACGGCGTCGAGGTGGTGATCGAGGCGACCGGCCATCCGTCCGCCGGGGCCCGGCATGCGCTCGCTGCGATCGCGACCGGGCGCCATGTCGTGATGGTCAATGTCGAGGCCGATGTGCTGGTCGGTCCCGTCCTGGCGGCGAAGGCCAGGGCGGCCGGCGTGGTCTATTCGATGGCCTATGGCGACCAGCCGGCGCTCGTCGCCGAGATGGTCGACTGGGCGCGCGCGGCAGGCTTCATCGTCGCGGCCGCCGGCAAGGGCACCAAATACCTGCCAGCCTATCACCGCGTCACGCCGGACGAGGTCTGGAGCCATTACGGGCTGACGCCGGAGGCGGCGAAGGCGGCGGGCATGAACCCGCAAATGTTCAACTCCTTCCTCGATGGCACCAAATCGGCGATCGAGATGGCGGCGATCGCCAATGCCTGCGGGCTCGACGTGCCGGAGGGCGGGCTCTCGTTTCCGCCTTGTGGCGTCGACGATCTCGCCCATGTGCTGCGGCCGAAGGCGGCGGGTGGCCAGCTCGAGCGTGATGGCATGGTCGAGGTCGTCTCCTCGCTGGAGCGCGACGGGCGGCCCGTCTTCCGCGACCTGCGTTGGGGCGTCTATGTCGTGCTCAAGGCGCCGAATCCCTACGCCGCCGCCTGCTTCAAGCAGTATGGCCTGCCGACCGATTCCACCGGCCTCTATGCGGCGATGTACAAGCCCTTCCACCTGATCGGGCTCGAACTCTCGATCTCGGTGCTGAATGCGGCGCTGCGCGGCGAGGCAACCGGCGCGACCCGCTTCTGGCGCGGCGATGCGGTCGCCACCGCCAAGCGCGATCTCAAGGTCGGCGAGATGCTGGACGGGGAGGGCGGCTACACCGTCTATGGCAAGCTGATGCCGGCCGCTTCCAGCCGCATGGCGAGGGCGCTGCCGATCGGGCTGGCGCATGGCGTGACATTGAAGCGCGACGTTGCCGCCGGCTCGGTAGTCACCAGCGCCGACGTCGCGCTCGACGAAACCTCGCAGATCGTCTCACTTCGGCGTGAGCTCGAAGCAACCAGCGGCTGA
- a CDS encoding Bug family tripartite tricarboxylate transporter substrate binding protein, producing MSLTRRSTLGLVAGAVFAPAIVRAQGYPSKTITLVVPYPAGGPTDAIARFVAQDLSTSIGQNVVVDNRAGASGAVGTRAVAKGEADGHTFIFGNNQTHGNNMFLLKEPGYDAVKDFAPVAGVGAFEHAFVVRNDLPAKTIKELIALAKADPGKLNYGSTGVGSGSHLAMELFMQRTGIKMTHVPFRGAAPLVQEIIGGRIDIANSTLPSVLEQITAGNLRAIALASPERNPRAKDIPTLREQGVTDADADSWAAFFAPAATPAPVLETLSKAVIASIAKPAVTEQILKLGFTLKVRDPAAFKPYHQQEIATWEKIIKEAGVKPE from the coding sequence ATGTCGCTGACCCGCCGTTCCACGCTCGGCCTCGTTGCCGGCGCCGTCTTCGCTCCGGCCATCGTCCGGGCGCAGGGCTATCCCTCGAAGACGATCACCCTGGTCGTGCCCTATCCGGCGGGCGGGCCGACCGATGCGATCGCGCGCTTCGTCGCGCAGGATCTTTCCACTTCGATCGGCCAGAACGTCGTCGTCGACAACCGGGCCGGCGCCTCGGGCGCGGTCGGCACGCGCGCGGTCGCCAAGGGCGAGGCGGACGGCCACACCTTCATCTTCGGCAACAACCAGACGCATGGGAACAACATGTTCCTGCTGAAGGAGCCGGGCTATGACGCGGTCAAGGATTTCGCGCCGGTCGCCGGCGTCGGTGCCTTCGAACATGCCTTCGTCGTGCGCAACGACCTGCCGGCCAAGACCATCAAGGAGCTGATCGCGCTGGCCAAGGCCGATCCGGGCAAGCTCAATTACGGCTCGACCGGCGTCGGCTCCGGCTCGCATCTCGCCATGGAGCTGTTCATGCAGCGCACCGGCATCAAGATGACGCATGTGCCGTTCAGGGGTGCCGCGCCGCTGGTGCAGGAGATCATCGGCGGGCGCATCGACATCGCCAATTCGACGCTGCCTTCGGTGCTGGAGCAGATCACCGCCGGCAATCTGCGGGCGATCGCGCTGGCGAGCCCGGAGCGCAATCCGCGCGCCAAGGACATCCCGACCTTGCGCGAGCAGGGCGTGACCGATGCCGACGCCGATAGCTGGGCCGCCTTCTTCGCCCCGGCCGCGACGCCGGCCCCGGTCCTGGAGACTCTGTCGAAGGCAGTGATCGCCTCGATCGCCAAGCCGGCCGTGACCGAGCAGATCCTCAAGCTCGGTTTCACGCTGAAGGTCCGCGACCCGGCCGCGTTCAAGCCCTATCACCAGCAGGAAATCGCGACCTGGGAGAAGATCATCAAGGAGGCCGGCGTCAAGCCGGAGTGA
- a CDS encoding YaiI/YqxD family protein has product MDAPATIAIYIDADACPVKPEIYRVAERHKLRVFVVANSFMQVPREPWIERVVVPGNFDAADDWIAERAGRGAIVITSDIPLADRCIKAGADVIGPTGKPFTEASIGMALATRDMMEDLRAMGSVSGGPKPFSPKDRSAFLQALDVAVQRLKRAGFSA; this is encoded by the coding sequence ATGGATGCTCCCGCCACGATCGCGATCTATATCGACGCCGACGCTTGCCCGGTGAAGCCGGAGATCTATCGCGTCGCCGAACGGCACAAGCTCAGGGTCTTCGTCGTCGCCAACAGCTTCATGCAGGTGCCGCGCGAGCCCTGGATCGAGCGCGTCGTCGTGCCCGGAAACTTCGATGCAGCCGATGACTGGATCGCCGAACGCGCCGGCCGCGGCGCGATCGTCATCACCTCCGACATCCCCCTCGCCGATCGCTGCATCAAGGCCGGCGCCGACGTGATCGGCCCGACCGGAAAGCCGTTCACCGAAGCCTCGATCGGGATGGCGCTGGCGACGCGCGACATGATGGAGGATCTGCGCGCCATGGGCAGTGTCAGCGGCGGCCCGAAGCCGTTTTCGCCTAAGGACCGCTCGGCTTTCCTGCAAGCGCTCGACGTTGCGGTGCAGCGCCTGAAGCGGGCAGGATTCTCCGCCTAG
- a CDS encoding pyridoxal phosphate-dependent aminotransferase, whose amino-acid sequence MAFLADALKRVKPSATITITQKARDLKAQGKDVISLSVGEPDFDTPDNIKEAAIAAIRRGETKYTPVPGIPQLREAITRKLKRENGLDYKASQTIVGTGGKHVIYNALLATLNPGDEVICVAPYWVSYPEMVALCGGTPTFCEATIQNNFKLQPADLEAAITPKTKWLILNSPSNPSGAAYTHAEMKALTDVLMRHPHVWVLTDDMYEHLVYGDFKFVTPAQVEPALYERTLTMNGVSKSYAMTGWRIGYAAGPQHLINAMDLVQGQQTSGTSAISQWAAVEALDGTQEHIPVFRKAFERRRDLVVSMLNQTRGLKCPTPEGAFYVYPDCSELIGKTLPNGKKIETDEDLVMGLLENEAVAAVHGSSFGLGPNFRISYATSDEKLEEACRRIQRFCAELR is encoded by the coding sequence ATGGCTTTCCTTGCCGACGCCCTTAAGCGCGTGAAGCCGTCTGCGACCATCACCATCACGCAGAAGGCGCGCGATCTGAAAGCGCAGGGCAAGGACGTGATCTCGCTCTCGGTCGGCGAGCCCGATTTCGACACGCCGGACAATATCAAGGAGGCGGCGATCGCCGCCATCCGCCGCGGCGAGACCAAGTACACGCCGGTCCCCGGCATTCCGCAGCTGCGCGAGGCGATCACCCGCAAACTGAAGCGCGAGAACGGCCTCGACTACAAGGCCTCGCAGACCATCGTCGGGACCGGCGGCAAGCACGTCATCTACAATGCGCTCCTCGCCACGCTGAACCCGGGCGACGAGGTGATCTGCGTCGCGCCGTACTGGGTCAGCTATCCCGAGATGGTCGCGCTCTGCGGGGGCACGCCGACCTTCTGCGAGGCCACCATCCAGAACAACTTCAAGCTCCAGCCGGCCGATCTCGAAGCCGCGATCACGCCGAAGACCAAGTGGCTGATCCTGAACTCGCCCTCGAACCCGTCGGGCGCCGCCTATACCCATGCCGAGATGAAGGCGCTCACCGACGTGCTGATGCGTCATCCGCATGTCTGGGTGCTGACCGACGACATGTACGAGCACCTGGTCTATGGCGACTTCAAGTTCGTCACCCCGGCGCAGGTAGAGCCGGCGCTCTACGAGCGCACCCTGACCATGAACGGCGTCTCGAAGTCCTACGCCATGACCGGTTGGCGCATCGGCTACGCGGCTGGCCCGCAGCACCTGATCAACGCCATGGACCTGGTCCAGGGTCAGCAGACCTCGGGCACTTCGGCGATCTCGCAATGGGCCGCGGTCGAGGCGCTCGACGGCACGCAGGAGCACATTCCGGTCTTCCGCAAGGCGTTCGAGCGCCGGCGCGACCTCGTCGTCTCGATGCTGAACCAGACCCGCGGCCTGAAGTGCCCGACGCCGGAGGGCGCCTTCTACGTCTATCCGGACTGCTCGGAGTTGATCGGCAAGACGCTGCCGAACGGCAAAAAGATCGAGACCGATGAGGATCTGGTCATGGGCCTCCTGGAGAACGAGGCGGTTGCCGCCGTGCACGGCTCCTCCTTCGGCCTCGGCCCGAACTTCCGCATCTCCTACGCCACCTCGGACGAGAAGCTGGAAGAGGCCTGCCGCCGCATCCAGCGCTTCTGCGCCGAGCTGCGCTGA
- a CDS encoding rhodanese-like domain-containing protein, producing MNRRALLLLAALCSLPADAEAQTTLPSLSVREAHEAAKAGKLVLVDIRTPEEWADTGVPVDAIKLDMTGSAFEVRLAALKLDHPGKPIALICRTGNRTSTLQKTLAARGWKELIDVRGGLLGNPKDKGWLAERLPVTSYP from the coding sequence ATGAACCGCCGTGCGCTACTGCTGCTCGCCGCCCTCTGCTCGCTCCCGGCCGACGCCGAGGCGCAGACAACCCTGCCTTCGCTCTCCGTCCGCGAGGCGCATGAGGCGGCCAAGGCCGGCAAGCTCGTTCTCGTCGACATCCGCACGCCCGAGGAATGGGCCGATACCGGCGTGCCGGTGGACGCAATCAAGCTCGATATGACCGGCAGCGCGTTCGAGGTCAGGCTGGCGGCGCTTAAGCTCGACCACCCCGGCAAGCCGATCGCGCTGATCTGCCGGACCGGCAACCGGACCTCGACCTTGCAGAAGACGCTCGCGGCGCGCGGCTGGAAGGAGCTGATCGACGTCCGCGGCGGCCTGCTCGGCAACCCAAAGGACAAGGGCTGGCTGGCTGAACGCCTGCCGGTGACGAGCTATCCGTGA
- a CDS encoding sugar O-acetyltransferase — MTLEDQRALMLSGQMYDDLAPELIAARARAVGLTDAYNRSFGQPPAEREALLRAFLRDVGTGAYFEPNFRCELGFNISIGRSFYANFDCVMLDGAEITIGDHVLLGPRVGIYTANHAFDPAERVAGGCYVKPITIGNRVWVGGGVQITQGVSIGDDAIIGAGSVVTRDIPAGVIAAGVPCRVLRAITEADRTGFRSSRP; from the coding sequence ATGACTCTCGAGGACCAGCGCGCCCTGATGCTGTCGGGGCAGATGTATGACGACCTCGCGCCCGAGCTGATCGCAGCCCGGGCGCGGGCCGTCGGCCTGACCGACGCCTACAACCGTAGCTTCGGCCAGCCGCCGGCTGAGCGGGAGGCGCTGCTGCGTGCTTTCCTGCGCGATGTCGGCACGGGCGCGTACTTCGAGCCGAATTTCCGCTGCGAACTCGGCTTCAACATCAGCATCGGCCGCAGCTTCTACGCCAATTTCGACTGCGTCATGCTGGACGGCGCCGAGATCACGATCGGCGACCATGTCCTGCTCGGGCCGCGCGTCGGCATCTATACGGCGAACCACGCCTTCGATCCGGCCGAGCGGGTGGCCGGCGGCTGCTATGTCAAGCCGATCACGATCGGTAACCGCGTCTGGGTCGGCGGCGGCGTCCAGATCACGCAGGGCGTCAGCATCGGCGACGATGCGATCATCGGGGCCGGCAGTGTCGTGACCCGCGACATTCCGGCCGGGGTGATCGCAGCCGGCGTCCCCTGCAGAGTGCTGCGCGCGATCACCGAGGCGGACAGGACCGGCTTCCGTTCATCGCGTCCCTGA
- a CDS encoding transglutaminase-like domain-containing protein has product MKLRIGYELDYVFPQPTPMILMLHVHFSRVSDLAAPDHMRIQPPTPVTAYRDAFGNWCSRLVAPQGAMRISADAVISDSGLPEAFDRTAGQVPVERLPEECLVFLLASRFCDSDRLLDLAWELFGHTPPGAARVQAICDFVNQRIAFDYMDASVTRSASEAYREGRGVCRDYAHLAIAFCRAMNIPARYCTCYLGDVGTPPPWPPGDFAASFEAFLDGGWQMFDPRNNVPRIGRVLIARGRDAADVAIATTFGPNTLTGFRVWTDEVSEAA; this is encoded by the coding sequence ATGAAACTCCGGATCGGCTACGAGCTCGACTACGTCTTTCCACAGCCGACCCCGATGATCCTGATGCTGCATGTGCATTTCAGCCGTGTCTCCGACCTCGCGGCGCCGGACCATATGCGCATCCAGCCGCCGACACCGGTCACCGCCTATCGCGACGCCTTCGGCAATTGGTGCAGCCGCCTGGTGGCGCCGCAGGGCGCGATGCGCATCTCCGCCGATGCAGTGATCAGCGATAGCGGCCTGCCAGAGGCGTTCGACCGTACGGCCGGGCAGGTGCCGGTGGAGCGCCTGCCGGAGGAATGCCTGGTCTTCCTGCTCGCCAGCCGCTTCTGTGACAGTGATCGGCTGCTCGATCTCGCCTGGGAGCTCTTCGGCCATACGCCGCCGGGCGCGGCGCGGGTGCAGGCGATCTGCGACTTCGTCAACCAGCGCATAGCCTTCGACTATATGGACGCTAGCGTGACCCGCAGCGCCTCCGAGGCCTATCGCGAAGGCCGCGGCGTCTGCCGCGACTATGCCCATCTCGCCATCGCCTTCTGCCGGGCGATGAACATTCCGGCGCGCTATTGCACTTGTTATCTCGGCGATGTCGGCACGCCGCCGCCCTGGCCGCCGGGCGATTTCGCCGCCTCCTTCGAGGCGTTTCTCGATGGCGGCTGGCAGATGTTCGATCCGCGCAACAATGTCCCGCGCATCGGCCGGGTGCTGATCGCACGTGGGCGCGATGCCGCCGATGTTGCGATCGCCACCACCTTCGGACCGAACACGCTGACCGGCTTCAGGGTCTGGACAGACGAGGTCAGTGAGGCGGCTTAA